Below is a genomic region from Desulfobacter sp..
CTGAATATTGTTTTAAAAAATGGAAGGCCAGCAGGCCGATGTCATCTGCGCGCTCACGTAATGGCGGTAAATGAATGGTGACAACGTTGAGTCTGTAATACAGGTCTTCTCTAAAGTCTTTTTTTTCAACCAGATCCTCAAGATTTCTGTTTGTCGCAGCGATAATCCGGACCCTGACATTTTTTCTTTTAAACGATCCCACCGGCTGGATTTCTCCGGTTTCAATGGCTCTTAGCAGCGCCTGCTGCAAGCCTTTGCCAATATCACCAATTTCATCCAGAAACAGGGTTCCCCCATCAGCCGCTTCAAAAACCCCCTGCTTATCCGAGACCGCCCCGGTATAGGCCCCTTTTCGGTGGCCAAAGAGTTCGCTGGACATCAGGTTTTCATTGAGGGCCGCACAATTGACCGGTATGTATGGTTTTGACGCCCGGTTGCCATTATGGTGTATGGCCCTTGCGACCAGGTCTTTTCCGGTCCCGGTTTCTCCACAGATCAACACCGTTGTTCGGGAGTCTTTTACATGGTGAATGGTCTTAAACAAATCTGCCATGGAAGGGCTGGTTCCAATGATGCTCTCAAAGGTATACTCGTTTTTCAGACGAATTTTTGAGCGGGTATTGTCCACAAGCAGGGCTTTTTTTTCCAAGGTTTTTTTTACGACCCGCTTGAACTCTTCCATATCAAAGGGCTTCATAATATACTCTTCCGCCCCTTCTTTCATTGCAGATACGGCAGTATCAACGGTCCCGTATGCTGTTATCATGATAAACATGATGTTTGGATCATATTTTTTTGCCGCTTTTAAAACCTGTTTGCCGTCAATGCCGGGCAACTTAAAGTCGGAAATAATCGGGTCAAATGACCTTGCTTTTATACATTGAAGGGCATCTTCCCCGGACGCTGCGGAAAAGGCTTCATATCCCTGTTTTTTGATGACATGCACCAATCCCCTGTTCAGGTTAAGATCATCTTCAACGATTAAAATTTTGAACCT
It encodes:
- a CDS encoding sigma-54-dependent Fis family transcriptional regulator, which translates into the protein MRRFKILIVEDDLNLNRGLVHVIKKQGYEAFSAASGEDALQCIKARSFDPIISDFKLPGIDGKQVLKAAKKYDPNIMFIMITAYGTVDTAVSAMKEGAEEYIMKPFDMEEFKRVVKKTLEKKALLVDNTRSKIRLKNEYTFESIIGTSPSMADLFKTIHHVKDSRTTVLICGETGTGKDLVARAIHHNGNRASKPYIPVNCAALNENLMSSELFGHRKGAYTGAVSDKQGVFEAADGGTLFLDEIGDIGKGLQQALLRAIETGEIQPVGSFKRKNVRVRIIAATNRNLEDLVEKKDFREDLYYRLNVVTIHLPPLRERADDIGLLAFHFLKQYSAQNKKQIDKISSDALKLLENYHWPGNVRELENIIERATLFEEDSILSVQSLPGILKQTVSNTPRRNINSLDHMSKNHIQEVLETTGGNKTKASKILGINRSTLYRIMKRFKI